One genomic region from Eptesicus fuscus isolate TK198812 chromosome 4, DD_ASM_mEF_20220401, whole genome shotgun sequence encodes:
- the HBZ gene encoding hemoglobin subunit zeta translates to MSLTRAERTIIMSMWGKISAQADIIGTETLERLFASYPQTKTYFPHFDLHPGSAHLRNHGSKVVAAVGDAVKSIDNIAGALSKLSDLHAYILRVDPVNFKLLSHCLLVTVASHFPADFTADAHAAWDKFLSVVSSVLTEKYR, encoded by the exons ATGTCTCTGACCAGGGCCGAGAGGACCATCATCATGTCCATGTGGGGCAAGATCTCTGCACAGGCAGATATCATCGGTACCGAGACCCTGGAGAG GCTCTTCGCCAGCTACCCCCAGACCAAGACCTACTTCCCACACTTCGACCTGCACCCTGGCTCTGCGCACCTGCGCAACCACGGCTCCAAGGTGGTGGCCGCAGTGGGCGACGCGGTCAAGAGCATTGACAACATCGCCGGCGCCCTGTCCAAGCTGAGCGACCTGCACGCCTACATTCTGCGCGTGGACCCTGTCAACTTTAAG CTCCTGTCCCACTGTCTGCTGGTCACGGTGGCCTCGCACTTCCCCGCGGACTTCACGGCCGACGCCCACGCCGCCTGGGACAAGTTCCTGTCCGTTGTGTCCAGCGTCCTGACCGAGAAATACCGCTGA
- the LOC129148668 gene encoding hemoglobin subunit zeta-like: protein MPHCFRRKEVKGAGCQGGGGRAGSADPVGSQETRQELFASYPQTKTYFPHFDLHPGSAHLRNHGSKVVAAVGDAVKSIDNIAGALSKLSELHAYILRVDPVNFKLLSHCLLVTVASHFPADFTADAHAAWDKFLSVVSSVLTEKYR from the exons ATGCCGCATTGTTTCCGGCGGAAG GAGGTGAAAGGGGCGGGATGCCAAGGCGGTGGGGGAAGGGCTGGCAGTGCAGACCCAGTTGGAAGCCAGGAGACCAGGCAGGA gcTCTTCGCCAGCTACCCCCAGACCAAGACCTACTTCCCACACTTCGACCTGCACCCTGGCTCTGCGCACCTGCGCAACCACGGCTCCAAGGTGGTGGCCGCAGTGGGCGACGCGGTCAAGAGCATTGACAACATCGCCGGCGCCCTGTCCAAGCTGAGCGAGCTGCACGCCTACATTCTGCGCGTGGACCCTGTCAACTTCAAG CTCCTGTCCCACTGTCTGCTGGTCACGGTGGCCTCGCACTTCCCCGCGGACTTCACGGCCGACGCCCACGCCGCCTGGGACAAGTTCCTGTCCGTTGTGTCCAGCGTCCTGACCGAGAAATACCGCTGA